One Amorphoplanes digitatis genomic window carries:
- the pdxH gene encoding pyridoxamine 5'-phosphate oxidase translates to MRRDYTERGALLESDLAADWTAQFTRWFADAQAAGLPEPNAMIVATADADARPSARTVLLKGYDERGFVFFTNYRSRKGVEALANPVASLVFPWFAMQRQVLVAGAVVPVDRAETEAYFATRPRGSQLGAWASPQSQVLPDRAAVEAGLAAAIERFGTEGEVPAPPHWGGLRVVPETVEFWQGRGSRLHDRLRFRRTGEGFVVERLAP, encoded by the coding sequence ATGCGGCGCGACTACACCGAGCGTGGCGCGCTGCTCGAGAGCGACCTGGCCGCGGACTGGACCGCCCAGTTCACCCGCTGGTTCGCCGATGCGCAGGCCGCCGGCCTGCCCGAGCCCAACGCGATGATCGTCGCTACCGCGGACGCCGACGCCCGGCCGAGCGCGCGCACGGTCCTCCTCAAGGGGTACGACGAGCGCGGTTTCGTCTTCTTCACCAACTACCGCTCGCGCAAGGGCGTTGAGGCGCTGGCGAACCCCGTCGCCAGCCTGGTCTTCCCCTGGTTCGCGATGCAGCGGCAGGTGCTTGTCGCCGGCGCCGTCGTGCCGGTGGACCGGGCCGAGACCGAGGCGTACTTCGCCACCCGGCCGCGCGGCTCGCAGCTCGGCGCGTGGGCCAGCCCGCAGAGCCAGGTGCTGCCGGACCGGGCCGCGGTCGAGGCCGGGCTGGCCGCGGCGATCGAGCGCTTCGGCACCGAGGGCGAGGTTCCCGCGCCGCCGCACTGGGGTGGGCTGCGGGTGGTGCCGGAGACGGTCGAGTTCTGGCAGGGCCGCGGCAGCCGGCTGCACGACCGGCTGCGCTTCCGGCGTACGGGCGAGGGTTTCGTGGTGGAACGGCTCGCGCCGTGA
- a CDS encoding MFS transporter — protein MRAVLSTTFRSLQVRNYRLFATGQLVKLVGVWMMFTAQDWLVLDLSGNSPGALGLVTALQFLPVLLLTLWSGKLADRFDKRKLLVMANTTFAVTAILFAILVASGVVELWHVFLFASLLGVANAVETPVRQSFVSELVELPLLPNALALSAATFNTARIGGPALAGVALALFQTGPVFLIATVLSIAPIFSYLSMRPLDLHRSMARPSAGDTRIVDGLKYVWKRHDLLLPLTLMAAIGMIGFNFPVTLAALAKINFHAGPSSFGLLTTALAAGALCGALAGSGRRSRPSVYVVLGATLAFGVFEVAVGFAPNFIVAMILLVPTGFFSIYLAQAANHRVQMGVHSGYRGRVMALYVLVFLGTTPIGASLAGWWGEHFGVPSSIWAAGMFCLVAGVAAVVWQLRSSGDRLSLRGGSRPRLTLVRTAQDEPVVEPALPAPVEPARTIAA, from the coding sequence GTGCGGGCAGTGCTGAGTACGACATTCCGGTCCTTGCAGGTCCGTAACTACCGGCTGTTCGCCACCGGTCAGCTGGTGAAGCTCGTCGGTGTATGGATGATGTTCACCGCGCAGGACTGGCTCGTGCTCGACCTCTCCGGCAACTCGCCGGGGGCGCTGGGCCTCGTCACCGCGCTGCAGTTCCTCCCGGTCCTGCTGCTGACGCTGTGGAGCGGCAAGCTGGCCGACCGCTTCGACAAGCGCAAGCTGCTGGTGATGGCGAACACCACCTTCGCGGTCACCGCGATCCTCTTCGCCATCCTGGTGGCCAGCGGCGTCGTGGAGCTCTGGCACGTGTTCCTCTTCGCCTCGCTGCTCGGCGTGGCGAACGCCGTCGAGACACCGGTCCGGCAGTCGTTCGTCTCGGAACTGGTCGAGCTGCCGCTGCTGCCGAACGCGCTCGCCCTCTCCGCGGCGACGTTCAACACGGCGCGGATCGGCGGCCCGGCGCTGGCCGGTGTGGCGCTGGCGCTGTTCCAGACCGGTCCGGTGTTCCTGATCGCCACCGTGCTCTCGATCGCGCCGATCTTCAGCTACCTCAGCATGCGGCCGCTCGACCTGCACCGCTCCATGGCCCGGCCGTCCGCTGGCGACACCCGGATCGTCGACGGCCTGAAGTACGTCTGGAAGCGGCACGACCTGCTGCTGCCCCTCACACTGATGGCCGCGATCGGCATGATCGGCTTCAACTTCCCGGTCACCCTCGCCGCGCTGGCGAAGATCAACTTCCATGCCGGCCCGTCGTCCTTCGGGCTGCTCACCACGGCCCTGGCGGCGGGCGCGCTGTGCGGCGCGCTGGCGGGCAGCGGCCGCAGGAGCCGGCCCAGCGTGTACGTGGTCCTTGGCGCGACGCTGGCGTTCGGCGTCTTCGAGGTGGCGGTCGGCTTCGCGCCGAACTTCATCGTGGCGATGATCCTGCTGGTGCCGACGGGCTTCTTCTCGATCTACCTCGCGCAGGCGGCGAACCACCGGGTCCAGATGGGCGTGCACTCCGGGTACCGGGGCCGGGTGATGGCCCTGTACGTCCTGGTCTTCCTCGGCACGACGCCGATCGGGGCGTCGCTGGCGGGCTGGTGGGGCGAGCACTTCGGTGTGCCGTCGAGCATCTGGGCGGCCGGGATGTTCTGCCTGGTGGCCGGCGTGGCGGCGGTGGTGTGGCAGCTGCGCAGCAGCGGCGACCGGCTGTCGCTGCGAGGCGGCTCCCGGCCACGCCTGACCCTGGTCCGGACCGCGCAGGACGAGCCGGTCGTCGAGCCGGCGCTGCCGGCCCCGGTGGAGCCGGCGCGCACCATCGCCGCCTGA
- a CDS encoding GNAT family N-acetyltransferase, whose protein sequence is MTVELRPITGENFQAVIKLEVLPEQSGFVAPNVRGIAETYIYPDAEPRAVYDDDEPVGFVLFHPVDKDRPAEGHCIVRLMIGHQFQGRGLGRRALEAAVEWIVRERRVGRVRLSVVPSNSTARGLYRSAGFVETGELDHDEIVMVREI, encoded by the coding sequence ATGACCGTCGAGCTGCGCCCGATCACCGGCGAGAACTTCCAGGCCGTCATCAAGCTGGAGGTGCTGCCCGAGCAGAGCGGCTTCGTCGCGCCCAACGTGCGGGGCATCGCCGAGACCTACATCTATCCGGACGCCGAGCCGCGCGCCGTCTACGACGACGACGAGCCGGTCGGCTTCGTGCTCTTCCACCCGGTCGACAAGGACCGGCCCGCCGAGGGTCACTGCATCGTGCGCCTGATGATCGGCCACCAGTTCCAGGGCCGGGGGCTCGGCCGCCGGGCGCTCGAGGCCGCCGTCGAGTGGATCGTGCGGGAACGCCGGGTCGGCCGGGTCCGGCTCAGCGTGGTGCCGTCCAACTCGACGGCCCGCGGCCTGTACCGGTCCGCGGGCTTCGTCGAGACGGGCGAACTGGACCACGACGAGATAGTCATGGTCCGGGAGATCTAG
- a CDS encoding DUF4190 domain-containing protein: MQNQDPQGTEPPADARQLAAPAPQLLPVGQPPVGQPPVGQPPYGQAPYGQAPYGQAPYGQPSYGQPPYGQSDWAAAQSLAAPVSVRTNGFAIASLVLGSLGGVLLSVIFGLIALRQIDQRDEKGRGLAIAGLALSGFWVLVVVAVFLFVPSGFEPEQDPRPERAHSKVLAPGDCLNAALDDVLPCTEPHAGEVFTVFTLPAGPYPGDAEVEAEAEKRCVRSFEPYVEAASEDMELRYLGPSSQSWWLSRTVTCIAADPSGTLTGSLVK, from the coding sequence GTGCAAAACCAAGATCCGCAAGGGACAGAGCCGCCCGCCGACGCCCGGCAACTGGCGGCGCCGGCTCCGCAGCTCCTCCCTGTCGGGCAGCCGCCTGTTGGGCAGCCGCCTGTTGGGCAGCCGCCGTATGGCCAGGCGCCGTATGGCCAGGCGCCGTATGGGCAGGCGCCGTATGGGCAGCCGTCCTATGGGCAGCCGCCGTATGGGCAGTCGGATTGGGCCGCGGCGCAGAGCCTCGCCGCTCCGGTGTCGGTGAGGACCAACGGTTTTGCCATAGCGTCGCTGGTCCTCGGCAGCCTGGGTGGCGTCCTGCTGAGCGTGATCTTCGGCCTGATCGCGCTGCGTCAGATCGACCAGCGCGACGAGAAGGGGCGCGGGCTGGCCATCGCCGGGCTCGCCCTTTCGGGATTCTGGGTGCTGGTCGTCGTCGCCGTTTTCCTCTTCGTCCCGTCGGGCTTCGAACCGGAGCAGGACCCTCGGCCGGAACGGGCGCACAGCAAGGTTCTGGCCCCGGGCGATTGCCTCAACGCCGCCCTCGACGATGTGCTGCCGTGCACCGAGCCGCACGCCGGCGAGGTGTTCACCGTTTTCACCCTCCCGGCCGGCCCGTACCCCGGTGATGCCGAGGTTGAGGCCGAGGCCGAGAAGCGCTGCGTCCGGTCGTTCGAGCCTTACGTGGAGGCGGCGTCCGAAGACATGGAATTGCGCTATCTGGGGCCGTCGTCGCAGTCCTGGTGGCTCAGCCGGACGGTCACCTGCATCGCCGCCGACCCGTCAGGCACCCTGACCGGCTCCCTGGTCAAGTAG
- the serC gene encoding phosphoserine transaminase: MADPIRIPDELKPVDGRFGSGPSKVRPEGVDALSRVSRTLMGTSHRQKTVKDQVARLRSGIAEFFSAPDGYEVIISNGGTSAFWETAAFGLIRDKAQFAEFGEFGAKFVKAVRDAPFLAEPTVHQAPGGSAAYLTAEPGVDAYASVHNETSTGVAVPVRRVAGADPGALLLTDATSGGGSLEVDLAETDVYYLAPQKAFGSDGGLWIALMSPSAIERAHEIKATGRYIPQFLDLVTAIEQSRLEQTYNTPALATVFLAAEQVDWMNAQGGLGWAAKRSRESAEAIYGWADRSAVASPFVTDPALRSNAVATIDFADSVDAAALAKVLRANGIVDTEPYRKLGRNQLRVALYPTVDPADVEALTQCIDYVIHKF, translated from the coding sequence GTGGCTGACCCGATCCGGATTCCCGACGAACTCAAGCCCGTCGACGGGAGGTTCGGCTCCGGTCCGAGCAAGGTCCGCCCGGAGGGCGTCGACGCGCTGTCCCGGGTGTCGCGGACCCTGATGGGCACCTCGCACCGGCAGAAGACGGTCAAGGACCAGGTGGCCCGGCTGCGGTCCGGCATCGCCGAGTTCTTCTCGGCGCCGGACGGCTACGAGGTGATCATCTCGAACGGCGGCACCAGCGCGTTCTGGGAGACGGCGGCCTTCGGGCTGATCCGCGACAAGGCCCAGTTCGCCGAGTTCGGCGAGTTCGGCGCCAAGTTCGTCAAGGCGGTCCGGGACGCGCCGTTCCTGGCCGAGCCGACCGTCCACCAGGCGCCCGGCGGCAGCGCGGCCTACCTGACCGCCGAGCCGGGCGTGGACGCGTACGCGAGCGTGCACAACGAGACCTCGACCGGCGTCGCGGTGCCGGTGCGGCGGGTCGCGGGCGCGGACCCGGGCGCGCTGCTGCTGACCGACGCGACCTCGGGCGGCGGCAGCCTCGAGGTCGATCTGGCCGAGACCGACGTCTACTACCTCGCGCCGCAGAAGGCGTTCGGCTCCGACGGCGGCCTGTGGATCGCGCTGATGTCGCCGTCCGCCATCGAGCGTGCCCACGAGATCAAGGCCACCGGCCGCTACATCCCGCAGTTCCTGGACCTCGTCACGGCGATCGAGCAGTCCCGCCTGGAGCAGACCTACAACACCCCGGCCCTGGCGACGGTCTTCCTGGCGGCCGAGCAGGTCGACTGGATGAACGCGCAGGGCGGCCTGGGCTGGGCGGCCAAGCGCAGCCGGGAGAGCGCCGAGGCGATCTACGGCTGGGCGGACCGCTCGGCGGTGGCCTCACCGTTCGTGACCGACCCGGCACTGCGCTCGAACGCGGTGGCGACGATCGACTTCGCCGACAGCGTCGACGCGGCGGCGCTCGCCAAGGTGCTCCGTGCCAACGGCATCGTGGACACCGAGCCCTACCGCAAGCTGGGCCGCAACCAACTGCGGGTCGCGCTCTACCCCACCGTGGACCCGGCCGACGTCGAGGCGCTGACCCAGTGCATTGATTACGTCATCCATAAGTTCTGA
- a CDS encoding citrate synthase 2 — translation MSDFKPGLEGVIAFETEIAEPDKAGGSLRYRGVDIEDLIGHVSFGNVWALLVDGRFGPGLPPAEPFPVPVHSGDIRVDVQSAVAMLAPYWGLSQLLDIDEEQTRADLARVSVTALSFVAQAARGLGLPAVPQKDIDKAQTIVERFMKRWRGEPDPRHVKAVDAYFISAAEHGLNASTFTARIVASTGADAAACISSGIGALSGPLHGGAPSRVLHMIEGVERSGDAEGYVKGVLDRGERLMGFGHRVYRAEDPRARVLRRTAKELGAPRFEVAEALERAALAELQARKPDRVLMTNVEFWSAVVLDFAEVPAHMFTSMFTCARVAGWSAHILEQKRLGRIVRPSALYVGPEPRKPQEVEGWDAVPHNL, via the coding sequence GTGTCCGATTTCAAGCCGGGCCTCGAAGGCGTCATCGCCTTCGAGACCGAGATCGCCGAGCCGGACAAGGCCGGCGGTTCGCTGCGTTACCGAGGCGTCGACATCGAGGACCTGATCGGTCACGTGTCCTTCGGCAACGTCTGGGCGCTGCTCGTCGACGGCCGTTTCGGGCCCGGGCTGCCGCCCGCCGAGCCGTTCCCGGTGCCGGTGCACTCCGGCGACATCCGCGTCGACGTGCAGTCGGCCGTCGCCATGCTGGCGCCGTACTGGGGGCTCAGCCAGCTGCTCGACATCGACGAGGAGCAGACCCGCGCCGACCTGGCCCGGGTCTCGGTGACCGCGCTGTCGTTCGTGGCGCAGGCCGCCCGCGGGCTGGGCCTGCCGGCCGTGCCGCAGAAGGACATCGACAAGGCGCAGACGATCGTCGAGCGGTTCATGAAGCGCTGGCGCGGCGAGCCCGACCCCCGGCACGTCAAGGCGGTCGACGCCTACTTCATCTCGGCGGCCGAGCACGGGCTGAACGCGTCCACGTTCACCGCCCGCATCGTCGCCTCCACCGGCGCGGACGCCGCGGCCTGCATCTCCTCCGGCATCGGCGCGCTGTCCGGCCCGCTGCACGGCGGCGCGCCGTCCCGGGTGCTGCACATGATCGAGGGCGTCGAGCGCAGCGGCGACGCGGAGGGCTACGTCAAGGGCGTGCTCGACCGCGGCGAGCGGCTGATGGGCTTCGGCCACCGCGTCTACCGCGCGGAGGACCCGCGCGCCCGCGTGCTGCGGCGCACCGCCAAGGAGCTCGGCGCGCCGCGCTTCGAGGTGGCCGAGGCGCTGGAGCGGGCCGCGCTCGCCGAGCTGCAGGCGCGCAAGCCCGACCGGGTGCTGATGACCAACGTCGAGTTCTGGTCCGCCGTCGTGCTCGACTTCGCCGAGGTGCCCGCGCACATGTTCACCTCGATGTTCACCTGCGCCAGGGTGGCGGGCTGGAGCGCGCACATCCTGGAACAGAAACGGCTCGGCCGCATCGTGCGCCCGAGCGCCCTCTACGTGGGACCGGAGCCCCGCAAGCCGCAAGAAGTGGAGGGCTGGGACGCGGTCCCGCATAATCTGTAA
- a CDS encoding CynX/NimT family MFS transporter produces MTMTSSDSRTGGRIRILAVVGLVLAAFNLRPAVTSLGPVLEEVREGLGMSAAVAGLLTSVPAVCFALVGFAAPRLARRWGTGGAIALGTVALVVGLAVRPFAGGTASFIALTALALAGIALANVLLPVVVKQRFPDRVGMMTGLYSVALNLGASTAAAVTVPLTGAFGGDWRLGIGVWALVAAVALPAWALLARERGPSEAAAGRASTTGAGEPGTRLTRSPIAWALAVYFGLQSTAAYVIMGWLPQVFRDAGLPADTAGLLFSVTALLGVPLSFVLSATAGRLRSQSWVAVVIGLFGFAGYAGLWADPAAAPWLFAVLLGVANCSFPLVLTMIALRGRNAATVVRLSAFAQSTGYLIAIPGPILVGALYEHDGGWETPLALMALLMVPQMIAGFLAGRDRQIG; encoded by the coding sequence ATGACGATGACCAGTAGCGACTCGCGCACCGGCGGACGGATCCGGATCCTCGCCGTTGTCGGCCTGGTGCTGGCCGCGTTCAACCTGCGGCCGGCCGTCACCAGCCTCGGGCCGGTGCTGGAGGAGGTTCGCGAGGGCCTCGGCATGAGCGCCGCCGTGGCCGGGCTGCTCACGTCCGTTCCGGCGGTGTGCTTCGCGCTCGTCGGCTTCGCGGCGCCGCGGCTCGCCCGGCGCTGGGGCACCGGCGGCGCGATCGCCCTCGGGACGGTGGCGCTGGTGGTGGGCCTCGCCGTGCGGCCGTTCGCCGGGGGCACGGCCTCGTTCATCGCGCTGACCGCGCTGGCGCTCGCCGGCATCGCCTTGGCGAACGTCCTGCTCCCGGTCGTGGTGAAGCAGCGCTTCCCGGACCGGGTCGGCATGATGACCGGGCTGTACTCGGTGGCGCTCAACCTCGGCGCCTCAACGGCGGCGGCGGTGACGGTGCCGTTGACCGGTGCCTTCGGCGGCGACTGGCGGCTCGGGATCGGGGTGTGGGCGCTGGTCGCGGCCGTCGCCCTGCCCGCCTGGGCGCTGCTGGCCCGCGAGCGCGGCCCGTCGGAGGCCGCCGCCGGCCGGGCCTCGACCACGGGCGCCGGGGAACCCGGAACGCGGCTGACCCGGAGTCCGATCGCCTGGGCGCTGGCCGTCTACTTCGGGCTGCAGTCGACCGCCGCGTACGTGATCATGGGCTGGCTGCCGCAGGTCTTCCGCGACGCCGGGCTCCCGGCGGACACCGCTGGCCTGCTCTTCTCCGTGACCGCCCTGCTCGGCGTGCCGCTCTCCTTCGTGCTCTCCGCGACCGCCGGGCGCCTGCGCAGCCAGAGCTGGGTCGCCGTCGTGATCGGACTCTTCGGATTCGCCGGCTACGCCGGGCTCTGGGCCGATCCCGCCGCCGCGCCCTGGCTGTTCGCGGTGCTGCTCGGCGTCGCCAACTGCTCGTTCCCCCTGGTGCTGACCATGATCGCGCTGCGCGGCCGCAACGCTGCCACGGTGGTCCGCCTCTCGGCCTTCGCGCAGAGCACCGGATACCTGATCGCCATACCCGGGCCGATCCTGGTCGGCGCCCTCTACGAGCACGACGGCGGCTGGGAGACTCCGCTCGCCCTCATGGCGCTGCTGATGGTGCCGCAGATGATCGCCGGATTCCTCGCCGGACGGGACCGCCAGATCGGCTGA
- a CDS encoding pyridoxal phosphate-dependent aminotransferase — translation MARTGIDTSILHKGAHSASYFDLSRASADGAEIVDFCIPCNPYFPTPEMFDELSRDLKNILKYYPSDSASITNKLASVLGLHPQTVAMANGSTELITWIDHLMIKESLAIPIPTFGRWTDQPLETGKRVDMFPLQERDGFRLNLDDYVRFIRDRGSRVAVVCNVNNPDGGYLARRDVIRFMDALGDLDLVVIDESFIDFSDAEQYPSVGPDAVIRPNAVVLKSLGKNFGLHGIRFGYLMANPAIAGRIAKALPKWNLNSLAEKVVYMIQEHDEEYEDSLRLLSRDRRTMAGELGRIPGLTIFPSQGNFILVKLPTEWSGVALRDYLVANHGVYTRECGNKLGMTSQFMRLVVRPARDVDRLIDGMMDYGRQFRSRSAYDDEPVEVGRRWASTVDEEPDNLIQYPSHRTTEYAARRAVNG, via the coding sequence ATGGCGCGGACGGGTATCGACACCTCGATCCTGCACAAGGGGGCACACAGTGCCTCTTACTTCGATCTCTCTCGAGCCTCGGCCGACGGCGCGGAGATCGTCGACTTCTGCATCCCGTGCAACCCGTACTTCCCGACCCCGGAGATGTTCGACGAGCTCTCGCGCGACCTCAAGAACATCCTGAAGTACTACCCGAGCGACTCCGCCAGCATCACCAACAAGCTGGCCAGCGTGCTGGGCCTGCACCCACAGACCGTGGCGATGGCGAACGGGTCGACCGAGCTGATCACCTGGATCGACCACCTCATGATCAAGGAAAGCCTGGCGATCCCGATCCCGACGTTCGGCCGGTGGACCGACCAGCCGCTGGAGACCGGCAAGCGGGTCGACATGTTCCCGCTCCAGGAGCGCGACGGCTTCCGGCTCAACCTGGACGACTACGTCCGGTTCATCCGCGACCGCGGCTCCCGGGTCGCCGTCGTCTGCAACGTCAACAACCCGGACGGCGGCTACCTGGCCCGCCGGGACGTCATCCGCTTCATGGACGCGCTGGGCGACCTCGACCTGGTGGTCATCGACGAGTCGTTCATCGACTTCTCCGACGCGGAGCAGTACCCGTCCGTCGGCCCCGACGCGGTGATCCGGCCGAACGCGGTCGTCCTCAAGAGCCTGGGCAAGAACTTCGGCCTGCACGGGATCCGCTTCGGCTACCTGATGGCCAACCCGGCGATCGCCGGCAGGATCGCCAAGGCGCTGCCGAAGTGGAACCTCAACTCGCTCGCCGAGAAGGTCGTCTACATGATCCAGGAGCACGACGAGGAGTACGAGGACAGCCTGCGCCTGCTCAGCCGGGACCGCCGCACCATGGCCGGCGAGCTGGGCCGCATCCCCGGCCTGACCATCTTCCCGTCGCAGGGCAACTTCATCCTGGTCAAGCTGCCGACCGAGTGGTCCGGCGTAGCCCTGCGCGACTACCTGGTCGCCAACCACGGCGTCTACACCCGCGAGTGCGGCAACAAGCTCGGCATGACCAGCCAGTTCATGCGCCTGGTCGTGCGGCCCGCGCGCGACGTGGACCGGCTCATCGACGGCATGATGGACTACGGCCGCCAGTTCCGCTCGCGCTCGGCCTACGACGACGAGCCGGTGGAGGTCGGCCGGCGCTGGGCCAGCACGGTGGACGAGGAGCCGGACAACCTGATCCAGTACCCGTCCCACCGCACCACCGAGTACGCCGCGCGCCGGGCGGTGAATGGCTAG
- a CDS encoding FadR/GntR family transcriptional regulator, translated as MNLARVPRGASLSDQVIARLRQQITSGAWPVGSRIPTEPELVTQLGVARNTVREAVRALAHNGLLDIRQGSGTWVVATSELAGVMQRRFATADPGHVTELRGTLEAAASGFAARRRTDEDLQLLDRLLARRERAWTSGDRDAFVDADSAFHLAVVAASHNGVLVELYADLGQVIRDSLREHVGAELRPENRMDHARLLEAIRAGDPAAATAEAMTHTASCEVTR; from the coding sequence ATGAATTTGGCCCGAGTCCCGCGTGGCGCATCTCTCTCCGACCAGGTGATCGCCCGCTTGCGCCAACAGATCACCTCGGGGGCGTGGCCGGTCGGCTCCCGGATCCCCACGGAGCCCGAGCTGGTCACCCAGCTGGGGGTCGCCCGCAACACGGTCCGGGAGGCGGTCCGGGCGCTCGCGCACAACGGCCTGCTGGACATCCGCCAGGGCTCGGGCACCTGGGTGGTCGCGACAAGCGAGCTGGCCGGGGTCATGCAGCGCCGCTTCGCCACGGCGGACCCGGGGCACGTCACCGAGCTGCGCGGCACGCTGGAGGCCGCCGCGTCCGGCTTCGCGGCCCGCCGCCGCACCGACGAGGACCTCCAGTTGCTCGACCGGCTGCTGGCCCGGCGGGAGCGGGCCTGGACGTCCGGCGACCGCGACGCGTTCGTCGACGCCGACTCGGCCTTCCACCTCGCGGTCGTCGCGGCCTCGCACAACGGGGTCCTGGTCGAGCTCTACGCGGACCTGGGCCAGGTCATCCGCGACTCGCTGCGCGAGCACGTCGGCGCCGAGCTGCGCCCCGAGAACCGCATGGACCACGCCCGGCTCCTGGAGGCCATCCGCGCCGGCGACCCGGCCGCGGCGACCGCCGAGGCGATGACACACACCGCGAGCTGCGAAGTCACCCGCTGA
- the sepH gene encoding septation protein SepH has protein sequence MRPVRFVALSEDGQALVLADEVGRLLALPIDDRISGALHTDGTPHVIGTAVAVANAEVMASLSPRDIQARIRSGESAEDVARVAGVPVDRVLRYAGPVLQERAMLAQHARRTRLKTSDSGAPLSEVVDSRLAQHGIDTEKISWDAFRREDGTWRIVATWPSGKATAQAMWDLDKGRQVVSPHDDMAQYLCAERPTQILGQEPVPERTPHERGGHGLPGPSRIESGRGGRALPSADSPRPTRDPIRAGRDALLASLDRPLGQGSGRGLEPAAHEPRRPVAGGAAALLSGGPGSAFDDDADLPKEVPAVPSLAVLRPRRTVGQATGGDQSESEETAKPRKRLPSWDDVLFGGGPAARESS, from the coding sequence ATGCGGCCGGTACGCTTCGTGGCCCTCTCCGAGGACGGTCAGGCCCTGGTGCTCGCCGACGAGGTCGGCCGGCTCCTGGCGCTCCCGATCGACGACCGGATCAGTGGCGCGCTGCACACCGACGGCACGCCCCACGTGATCGGCACGGCCGTCGCGGTGGCCAATGCCGAGGTGATGGCGTCGCTGTCCCCGCGCGACATCCAGGCGAGGATCCGCTCCGGCGAGTCCGCCGAGGACGTCGCCCGCGTCGCCGGCGTCCCGGTCGACCGCGTGCTGCGCTATGCGGGCCCGGTGCTGCAAGAGCGGGCCATGCTGGCCCAGCACGCGCGCCGCACCCGCCTCAAGACCTCCGACTCGGGCGCACCGCTGTCCGAGGTCGTCGACAGCCGGCTCGCCCAGCACGGCATAGACACAGAGAAGATCTCCTGGGACGCGTTCCGCCGCGAGGACGGCACCTGGCGCATCGTCGCCACCTGGCCGTCCGGCAAGGCGACCGCCCAGGCGATGTGGGACCTCGACAAGGGCCGCCAGGTCGTGTCGCCACACGACGACATGGCGCAGTACCTGTGCGCCGAGCGCCCGACGCAGATCCTCGGCCAGGAGCCGGTCCCCGAGCGCACCCCGCACGAGCGCGGCGGCCACGGCCTGCCGGGCCCGTCGCGCATCGAGTCCGGCCGGGGCGGCCGGGCCCTGCCGTCGGCGGACTCGCCGCGGCCGACCCGCGACCCGATCCGGGCCGGCCGGGACGCGCTGCTGGCATCGCTGGACCGCCCGCTCGGCCAGGGTTCGGGCCGGGGCCTGGAGCCGGCGGCACACGAGCCACGGCGGCCGGTGGCCGGTGGCGCGGCCGCGCTGCTCAGCGGCGGCCCGGGTTCCGCCTTCGACGACGACGCCGATCTGCCGAAAGAGGTTCCGGCGGTGCCGAGCCTGGCGGTGCTGCGGCCGCGGCGCACGGTCGGCCAGGCGACCGGCGGCGACCAGTCGGAGTCCGAGGAGACGGCGAAGCCGCGCAAGCGCCTCCCGAGCTGGGACGACGTCCTGTTCGGCGGCGGCCCCGCGGCCCGCGAAAGCTCGTAG
- the thpR gene encoding RNA 2',3'-cyclic phosphodiesterase — protein sequence MRLFVAVFPPDDVRKDLHRRLTEPADDGGRQSDVTNGYGGPFGAPNDDPSLSPGLPRRHKGGVRLTAVDKWHVTLAFLGEVPAERLPDVERALDAVTVPRGVELRLRGGGQFGRDRSTVLWAAVDGDLGPLHAEVHEKLEAAGLPHDDRDFTPHLTVAYTQDAAVRRALGGYRGPSWTLHEIALVRSDPNEGYTQLRTW from the coding sequence GTGCGACTCTTTGTGGCGGTCTTCCCGCCGGACGATGTGCGCAAGGATCTACATCGGCGACTGACCGAGCCGGCGGACGACGGCGGCCGTCAGTCCGATGTGACGAATGGTTACGGCGGGCCGTTCGGGGCGCCGAACGACGACCCGTCGCTGTCGCCCGGCCTGCCGCGCCGGCACAAGGGCGGGGTGCGGCTGACCGCCGTCGACAAGTGGCACGTGACCCTTGCCTTCCTCGGCGAGGTCCCCGCCGAACGGCTTCCCGACGTCGAGCGCGCCCTCGACGCGGTCACCGTGCCGAGGGGCGTCGAGCTTCGGCTGCGCGGCGGCGGTCAGTTCGGCCGGGACAGGTCGACGGTGCTGTGGGCCGCCGTCGACGGGGACCTGGGCCCGCTGCACGCCGAGGTGCACGAGAAGCTGGAGGCCGCCGGCCTGCCGCACGATGATCGCGACTTCACGCCGCACCTCACGGTCGCCTACACGCAGGACGCCGCGGTCCGCCGGGCGCTCGGCGGCTACCGCGGCCCGTCCTGGACGCTGCACGAGATAGCCCTCGTCCGCAGCGATCCGAACGAGGGCTACACGCAGCTGAGGACCTGGTAG